One genomic segment of Stigmatella aurantiaca includes these proteins:
- a CDS encoding 2OG-Fe(II) oxygenase — translation MSEYVTHRNALPGPSLEALREALLHSRFVARSPLMGTFQASRGFAFIFTEAGRATLEERFPFLSEYLALVTSPTTARGLLPWRERLFGPRPERLRPNAFYVNLLLLEAGKGVGRHIDATLQEPSGVADAVPEHVSVLYLQVPPGIQGGALRLLRDNQPLGQVRPRSGLLVHFRGDLQHEVQPFTGGPEGALRASLVCEQYAFGPEALARISPFRIQSKAGFGAYLDAHRDREPSGAQKRSSNGP, via the coding sequence GTGAGCGAGTACGTCACCCACCGGAACGCCCTGCCCGGCCCTTCGCTGGAAGCCCTCCGGGAGGCCCTGCTCCACTCACGCTTCGTGGCGCGAAGCCCCCTGATGGGGACGTTCCAGGCCAGCCGGGGCTTCGCCTTCATCTTCACCGAGGCAGGCCGGGCCACCCTGGAGGAGCGCTTCCCGTTCCTCTCGGAGTACCTGGCGCTGGTGACATCCCCCACGACGGCGCGCGGGCTGCTGCCCTGGCGGGAGCGGCTCTTCGGCCCTCGCCCGGAGCGGCTCCGGCCCAATGCCTTCTACGTCAACCTGCTGCTGCTGGAGGCGGGCAAGGGCGTGGGACGGCACATCGACGCCACGCTCCAGGAGCCCAGCGGCGTCGCGGATGCCGTGCCCGAACACGTGAGCGTGCTCTACCTCCAGGTTCCCCCGGGCATCCAAGGGGGCGCGCTGCGGCTGCTGCGCGACAACCAACCCCTGGGACAGGTCCGGCCCCGGAGCGGTCTGCTCGTGCACTTCCGGGGAGACCTTCAGCACGAAGTGCAACCATTCACGGGCGGCCCGGAAGGCGCCCTGCGCGCGAGCCTCGTCTGCGAGCAGTACGCCTTCGGCCCCGAGGCCCTCGCCCGCATTTCCCCGTTCCGCATCCAGTCCAAGGCGGGCTTCGGGGCCTACCTGGACGCGCACCGGGACCGGGAGCCCTCCGGGGCGCAGAAGCGCTCCTCGAACGGCCCGTAG
- a CDS encoding S1 RNA-binding domain-containing protein: protein MLGIPSGRSGEREGKGSDRPNDKGRGPGRGGGERDARPKPEGEAGGASTSAPREDRRPRGGGGGERRGGGAGGGERKQGPMVVVKRASGVIETRGPSSEQAPSEAGEAPAAPAAEASAPPVPTPRPVPAPSSPLYEEVPENESFAEMFEAQVKEGGVPARRSVRIGEKVTGKIFQLGADTAFVSLDGVKSEAMIELRELKDDEGILRYGVGDPIEAHVIEAGARGVLLSRTLAKGSASMAMLAEARASGMPVEGMVLSVNKGGVEVAIGDVRAFCPISQLDLRFVEKPDQFIGEKLTFRVTEVRERNVVLSRRALLEEEQRKQAEQTRKTLAEGKVIKGKITGVRDFGAFVDVGGVEGMIPVSEMSYQRVGHPNDVVKVGDEVEVEILRMEAGQPNSPDKAKQKERITLSLRARQEDPFKVALAELKEGDRLQGKVVRLQQFGAFVELRPGVDGLVHISALSDRRIAHPRDVVQVGETIWVTIEKIDPNEKRIGLRKISEEEAQRPPEERTAAPAAAAKPAEPAAPRPKVGQVVSGKVDRIEPYGVFLAFPGGKGLIPAAETGTDRGTDLRKHFSLGQEVKVAILDIDASGKIRLSITAAERAEERAELDAWQKSQKPSGAGGKGFGTLADLLKNRKA, encoded by the coding sequence ATGCTCGGTATTCCCTCTGGCCGCAGCGGCGAGCGAGAGGGCAAGGGGAGCGATCGCCCCAACGACAAGGGCCGTGGCCCTGGCCGTGGGGGCGGTGAGCGCGATGCGCGTCCGAAGCCCGAGGGTGAGGCGGGTGGCGCGTCCACCTCCGCCCCTCGCGAGGATCGCCGTCCCCGGGGCGGCGGTGGCGGCGAGCGCCGCGGCGGCGGTGCCGGTGGGGGCGAGCGCAAGCAGGGCCCCATGGTGGTGGTGAAGCGCGCCTCGGGGGTCATCGAGACGCGCGGCCCCTCCAGCGAGCAGGCCCCCTCCGAGGCGGGTGAGGCCCCCGCGGCCCCGGCCGCCGAGGCGTCCGCCCCGCCGGTGCCCACGCCCCGTCCCGTGCCCGCGCCGTCCAGCCCGCTCTACGAGGAGGTGCCCGAGAACGAGTCCTTCGCGGAGATGTTCGAGGCGCAGGTGAAGGAGGGCGGAGTGCCCGCCCGCCGCAGCGTGCGCATCGGTGAGAAGGTCACCGGGAAGATCTTCCAGCTGGGTGCGGACACCGCGTTCGTGTCGCTCGATGGTGTCAAGAGCGAGGCGATGATCGAGCTGCGCGAGCTGAAGGACGACGAGGGCATCCTGCGCTACGGCGTGGGCGACCCGATCGAGGCGCACGTCATCGAGGCGGGCGCCCGTGGCGTGCTGCTGAGCCGCACGCTGGCCAAGGGCAGTGCCTCCATGGCCATGCTGGCCGAGGCCCGCGCCTCGGGCATGCCCGTGGAGGGCATGGTGCTGAGCGTGAACAAGGGCGGCGTGGAGGTCGCCATCGGCGACGTGCGCGCCTTCTGCCCCATCAGCCAGCTCGACCTGCGCTTCGTGGAGAAGCCGGATCAGTTCATCGGCGAGAAGCTGACCTTCCGGGTCACCGAGGTCCGTGAGCGCAACGTGGTGCTCTCGCGCCGCGCCCTCCTGGAGGAGGAGCAGCGCAAGCAGGCCGAGCAGACGCGCAAGACGCTCGCCGAGGGCAAGGTGATCAAGGGCAAGATCACCGGCGTGCGCGACTTCGGCGCCTTCGTGGACGTTGGCGGCGTGGAGGGGATGATTCCCGTCTCCGAGATGTCCTACCAGCGCGTGGGCCACCCGAACGATGTGGTGAAGGTCGGCGACGAGGTGGAGGTGGAGATCCTCCGCATGGAGGCGGGCCAGCCGAACTCGCCCGACAAGGCGAAGCAGAAGGAGCGCATCACGCTCTCGCTGCGCGCCCGCCAGGAGGACCCCTTCAAGGTGGCGCTGGCCGAGCTGAAGGAAGGCGACCGGCTCCAGGGCAAGGTCGTCCGGCTGCAGCAGTTCGGTGCTTTCGTGGAGCTGCGTCCGGGCGTGGATGGCCTGGTGCACATCTCCGCGCTCTCCGACCGCCGCATCGCGCACCCGCGCGACGTGGTGCAGGTGGGCGAGACGATCTGGGTGACGATCGAGAAGATCGATCCGAACGAGAAGCGCATCGGCCTGCGGAAGATCTCCGAGGAGGAGGCGCAGCGTCCTCCCGAGGAGCGCACGGCGGCTCCCGCCGCCGCGGCGAAGCCGGCCGAGCCCGCGGCCCCGCGCCCGAAGGTGGGCCAGGTGGTCTCCGGCAAGGTGGATCGCATCGAGCCGTACGGCGTCTTCCTGGCCTTCCCGGGCGGCAAGGGGCTGATTCCCGCCGCCGAGACGGGCACGGACCGGGGCACGGACCTGCGCAAGCACTTCTCGCTGGGCCAGGAGGTGAAGGTGGCCATCCTGGACATCGATGCGTCCGGGAAGATCCGCCTGTCGATCACCGCCGCCGAGCGGGCCGAGGAGCGCGCGGAGCTGGATGCGTGGCAGAAGAGCCAGAAGCCGAGCGGTGCCGGCGGCAAGGGCTTCGGAACGCTCGCCGACCTGCTGAAGAACCGGAAGGCCTGA